The following DNA comes from Anaerostipes rhamnosivorans.
CAATACACTCGCTGCTTCTTCGTTTGTGATATTGGATTTCATTAATTCCATTTTCAAATTTATATATGGCAACAGTCTACCTCCTATCATTACTCATTTGCGTAATCTCTATTGTCATGATATACTCATTTGAGTTATTTGTCAATGTAATTATACGCATTTGCATATTTTTTTATTTACTTAAACTTTTTAATATGCTATTCTTTCTATAGAAAGGCGGTATATTTTTATGGGTATTGGATCAAAGTTAGAGCTGTTGTTAAAAGAACATCATATGAATCCCAACGAGCTGGCCAAAAAGATCAACGTGGCACCTACCACAATCTACTCTATGATCAAAAGAGACAGCCGGAAAGCTGATATAGAAGTTCTTTTAAAAATCTCAAAGGAGTTTGGAGTCACCACAGAATATTTCTGTGACGATGAATCTCTGATCTCTGACAATCAAAATGAACCATCTTATGCAGATTTGAAAACACTGATCGCAAGGAATGGGAAGGAAATGTCCATCGAAGAAAAATTAGAACTTATAAAGATGTTATCTGAATTATAAAGGATTGGTGGATTTGAATTATCACGATATACTTCTTAAGATACTTGATGTTTACAGAGACTGTGAGATCCAGTCATTTCCGATTGACTGCTACAGTATTTTAAGACACTACGGATACCGGATTTTCACGTATCAGAACATGCGGGACATCAATGAGCGGCTCTATGAATACTGCAGAAATTATTCTGAGGACGCGTTCCGCTACGGTGCCAACCGGATCATTGCCTATGATGAGACAAAGTCTCCTTTTAGGATCCGGTTCTCCATTATGCATGAGCTGGGACATATTATGCTGGGGCATTCCAAAGAATGCTCCCAAAATGAGCACCAGGCTAATTTTTTCGCCAGCAATATCCTGGCTCCCAGGATGGCGATTCATTTTGCCCAGTGCAGAGATGAGAATGATGTTTCCTCCTGCTTTCAGATCAGCAGAGAGGCCGGTTCTTATGCATTTCAGAATTACAGGCTTTGGAGAGATTCTGTATCCAGAGATGTAAGCGACATTGACGAAGCTATGTACCATCATTTTTATAATGAAGATATCGGAAAATTTATTTTTAGCGTCACAACGTGCAGTATCTGCGGCGAGACGATCTATAATTCAACAGATGACCTATGCATTCACTGTAAGATGGACAAGATAAGAAGAGAGTGCGCTCCTGCACATCTGACAAAAGATGACCGGATCCTAGTTCATATAGAACAGCAGTTTTTAAACAATATATAGCAAAAGAAACGTGAAAATATAACTAAATTCTGATATGCTCCCTTCCAGGCAGACAAATACAATAAGAAAAGCTTGCCGCTTAGACGGGAGCATATTTTATAGAAAGAAAAAATACGGGAATGACACAAAGTTATTTACAAGCAACATAAAAACTGCCAGCAGGCAGTACCTACTGGCAGAAAAAGTTTTATTTTTTATTCTCTGCTTTGCGGGGAACGGTTCAAAATGTAAAAAAGTCTTAATTACTACAGTGTGTCGATTCCTTATTATAATAATTCAGACACCATGATCACTGGCTTCCCATTTTTATAACCAACAATCTTTATTGCTAAACGCGAAATGTGCCCTTCCGCATCCTTAAACTTAGGGTCAATCTGTACTGTCTCTCCAGATTTTATTATCTCTGCCTTGTTGGATGGTCCAGGAATAGGAGTATTTCTCAAATCGCCAGACTCAAACGTCATATAATAAAGCGTAACTCCATTTTTAGCAGTGAACCACATACTCTCTTCATTATTACTTCTGCCTAAGTAAGTTGAAATATAACCACAACTGCCTCTGCCATACCCAGAACACACATCTGAAAAACTTTTTGTAATATCATATCTATAGTAAATAGAATTATCCTTAAATGTGTTCGTGCTATTCAGCCTATTATTAAAGTCTTCTACATTGATGGGGTCAGAGAGACCAGGTACTTTCCCATTATAAGGTTTTCCATTTTGCGTATAATCAGATTCAGCTTGTATCTTATAAGTTTTTACATACTTCCCTTTTGTGTCATACAGCTTAATTGTGCCCGTCGCGTTGCCTGCAGCTTTTTTCATTTTCACTGCAAAATATCCTGTCTTGCTGCCAGCCTTTTTCGTATACGTCTTTCCATTCATAGTTAATTTAATTTTGTACTTTGGCCTTGCATATCCTTTAATGTACTTGGAAGTCTTTGAAAACTTTTTAACTGAAATTGTTTTGGCTAAAATAGAAACTTTTTTCTTCGTGTAGTACTTCCATCTTCTCCCTGATTTCCGATAAGTTTTCACAATCAGACTTTCTCCTGCCGTCTGTTTAGGAATTTTTACGCTGAAATTTCCTGTTTTACTTGCATTTGCTTTATACGTCTGCTTTCCTATTATAACCCGCACCTGATACTTTTTCTTGGTCTTTCCTTTTACTTGTGTTGTCGTATCATACACCTTATTTACGAATAATTTCTTTTTAGCTGCTTTAGCGGAAATTGATGGCATCATAGAAAAAGTTAAAACCCCGCTCATTGCTATGATTGCTGCTTTTTTTATTAATTTATTCATACTTCTCCTCCTTTATTTAAACAAGCTCCCTGTTCTATTTTATCATAATTATAATGAATGATTCTATCTATATTTATATCTCTTCCGGTCTTCGGTAAGAACCCTGTAAAACTAATGTTCTTAAATTAAACATAATCAAATTCGCAGAATTTTTCTATGGAAATCAGGACTACCGGCTCAGCCGGTAGTTTGTCCTGTCCCTATAAGGGACCGTTACTTGTCTTGCATCTAAAGATGCTCTGATCCGGTCCGCCAACCACACTTCGTTCTCCGGGTGCCCGTTAACGGGCCTCTCTTCCCCCTACTTTACTGGCTCACCCGTAAACGGGTCGATGTATTCTTTCAGGGTCATTTGGTCGTATTCGATGTCCTCTTGTAGCTGTTTCTTTATATATTCCTCTATCTTTTTTTGCATTTTTACCTGCTGTATCTACGTAATATCCTCTACACCAGAAATGTCGATTCCCATACTTGTATTTCAGATTTGCATGCCGGTCAAATATCATCAGCGAACTTTTTCCTTTCAGGTATCCCATGATCTGTGACACACTGTATTTGGGTGGTATCTTGATCAGCATATGGACATGGTCCCTGCAGCATTCCGCTTCTATGATCTCGATCTCCTTTCGTTTGCATAACATGCTCAGTATGTTTGCCACATCCTTCTTGATCTGTCCATAGATTATCTTTCTTCGATACTTTGGTGCAAAAACTACATGATATTTACAATTCCACGTTGTATGTGATAGACTGTTATTGTCCATTTGGATCCCTCCTATGATCTTATTTTTTGGTTGGCGAACCTTTTTAAATCTTATCATAGGAGGGTTTTTGCTTGAAGCTTAAGCTTTCCCCCAACTCACCTGCATAGCAGGTGGTTTTTTATTTCGCAGACACTTCGTTACCTGCTCAATAGACTAAAGTCAACAATAAAAATGGCGCAAACACTGTAGATATCAGTGTTTGCGCCAAAGCCGAAAACCGGATTTGAACCGGCGACCCCTTCATTACGAGTGAAGTGCTCTACCTGCTGAGCTATTTCGGCAAATTGGGAGCAGTTATGCTCCTTTTGTTAAATATTGTTCAATTGTTGAGACAGCAGTCTCTTCGTCCGCTCCGTCCGCAACAACAGTAATATTGTCTAAATCATCCAAACCAAGACTCATCATACCCATGATACTTTTTCCATTGATCCTTTTGTTGCCTGCCTCGATTAAAATCTTGCTCTCGAATTGGCTGGCCATCTGGACCAAAAAAGCAACCGGACGTTCTTCCTTATTCTCCGTCACATGAATATTGATACTCTTAGAAATCATAATGATCCTCCCATTCTCATATCTTCAGCAATCTTACTCAGCTTCTTAAGACGATGATTCACTCCTGATTTGCCAACGGGGGGATTCAGCATCTCTCCTAGCTCTTTCAGAGTAGCCTCAGGATGTTCCAATCGCAGATAGGCGATGTCTTGCAGTCCCTGGTTCAGTTCACTAAGCCCTCTATGCTCTTGTAAAAATCGAATATCCTCGGCTTGCTTCACGGCTGCTGAAACTGTCTTGTTGATGTTGGCAGTCTCGCAGTTTACACGGCGGTTCACCGTGTTCCTCATATCTTTCAAGATACGGACATTTTCGAGGTTCATCAAAGCGACATGTGCTTCCATGATGTTTAGTACATCAACGATCTTTGCACCTTCTTTGATATACACTACATAGTACTTCTTACGAATTACTATTTTAGCATCTAATTCAAAAAAATCAAGCACATCTTGCAATTGTTCCGCAAATTCTTCATGAAGAGTTACAATTTCAAAGTGATAATTTTTCTCCGGATCACTCATGGAACCGGCTGCCAGAAAAGCACCCCGGATATAGGCCCTTTTACAGCACGTGTTCTGCAGGACTAATCCAAAATTCTTTGGCTCAAAATATTTCACTGCTTTCAATAATAAAACACAATCCTCATGTTTGTCAACAAAAACCGAATAATTTCGACTTCTTTTCAGATATTCATTGCGTTTCACCTGCAGTTCTCCATGAATACCAAACGTGTCTTTTAGCAGCGTAAAAAAGCGTTTTGCCACCGACACATTTTCTGTATGCACTTTTACACAGTAGGTGCCTTCATTAAAAAGGACCTCTCCGCAGAAATCAAGAATACCGGCAAGTTCTGCGATCTTACAGTGTCTGGCTCCGCTGGTGAGCCTTGCGAGTTCTTCTTTCACTTCACTTGAAAATGACATTTCCTACCTCGTTATATCTCTATGCTCAATCTTCACTGGATATGGCAGCTGTTTTAATCTTTCTGCCAAAGCATTTGTGATCGTGACGGACCGATGCTTCCCGCCTGTGCATCCAATCCCGATCACAAGATTATACTTCCCTTCCTTAATGTAATTTGGAATCAGGAATTTCAGCATATCTTCCAGCTTGTCTAAAAATACTCTGGACTCCTCATGCTTCATGACAAAATCCTGGATCGGCTTGTCATTTCCAGTCAAAGGGCGCAGATTCAGATCATAATAAGGATTGGGAAGGAACCTGACATCAAATACAAGGTCAACATCAGCCGGGATCCCAAACTTAAATCCAAAGGATACCACCGCCACATTGAAGTTAGCATATTCTTCTTCCCTGACAAATATTCTGTCAATTTCAGCCTTCAATTCCCTTGTGAGCAGCTGGCTCGTATCAATGACATAATCTGCGTGCTTTTTTAAGACATCCACTGCCTCACGCTCTTTTAGGATTCCATCCTCGATCCGCCCGTTGCGGGCCAGAGGATGGTTTCTCCTGGTCTCTTTATATCGTTTCACCAAGATTCGGTTACTGGCGTTTAGAAACAGGATCTCAAACTTGACGCCCATTTCATGGACCTTATTTAATTCTTCTAAAAACTCATCGATAGATGCTCCGCTGCGGATGTCAATACCGAGGGCTACATTGGATATGTTTGCCGTCTTATCCAGTGTAAGCTCCGCAAACTTGCAAAGCAGCCTGGTCGGAAGATTATCCACACAAAAATATCCGACATCCTCAAGCATTTTTAATGCGCTGCTCTTTCCTGCTCCTGACATCCCGGTAACAATCACAAACCTCATATCATTCTTCCTCTAAAACTTTCCGACCCGCTTCACTTCCGGCTCCAGGTCCACTCCAAACTTCTCCTTCACTTTTTTCTGTACATCTTCGATCAGCTGGAGCACATCTTTGGCTGTCGCATGATCCTGATTCACTACAAAACCGCAGTGTTTATCGGATACCCGCGCACCGCCGACCTGGTATCCCCTGAGTCCTGCGTCATCGATCAATTTCCCCGCGAAATATCCTTCCGGGCGTTTAAATGTGCTGCCTGCACTGGGCAGCTCCAGCGGCTGTTTTGTCTTTCTCGCCAATGTATATTCATCCATCTGCTTTTTGATCTCGGCAGGATCTCCATCTTCGAGTGAAATGGTACCGCTCAATACCGTATATCCGCATTTAATCACATTGCTGGTCCGGTATCCGAGTTCCAGATCACTGGCAGACAGCGTCAGAATCTCTCCGTCCTTCGTCAGCACTGTGGCTTCCTTTAACACCTGAATCATCTCTCCGCCGTAAGCTCCCGCATTCATAGTGATCGCACCGCCGAATGTGCCGGGGATCCCTCCTGCAAACTCAAACCCGGTGAGGTTCTGTCTCTGTGCTTCCTTGGCGATGGAACTCAGCAGTGCTCCTGCCTGGGCAGTGATCTCATTTCCTTTGCAGGTGATCTTATTCATGTTTTTATAGATCTGAAGTACAATTCCGTCAATTCCCTGATCGCCTACCAGGAGATTGCTGCCGTTTCCAAGGATAAAGAGCGGAGTTTCATATTCTTTTGCTGCTTTGACCGTACACTGTACTTCCTCTATGGTCTCAGGGATCACATACAGTTCTGCTTCTCCGCCGATGCGGAAGGTTGTATGATTCTTCATAGGTTCCCCTGTGAGTACCCGTTCTGGTGCTATCTTCTGTCTCAATTCTTCAAGAATCGTGCTCATGCTATTTTATTCTCCTTTGATCAGTCTTGCGGCCCCGTAAATTCCTGCATCGTTTCCAAGGCTTGCAAGAATGAATTTTCCTTCTTTTACAGCGCCGAAGGTATAATTTCCATAGTGCTTTTTAATGGCGTCCAAAAGTATAGTTCCCGCCTTGGAGACTCCCCCGCCGATCACAAAAACCTCAGGGTCCACTGTCAGAGTAATATTTCCAAAGGCCATTGCCAGTTTCTCACCTAAATGGTCTACCTGTTCAGCTGCAAAAGTGTCTCCCCCTTTTGCTAGGTCAAAAATATCCTTTGCCGAAAAGTCTGTCATCTTTTTCAGGGGTGTCTCTGCGTCGGACGCCTCCAATGCCTTCTTTGTCTCAAAAACAATTCCAGTCGCAGAAGCATACAACTCCAGACATCCCGTCTTTCCGCAGTTGCACTTGCGTGTCTCTGCCGGGTTGACTGTCATATGCCCGATCTCTCCGCCGTAGCCATGGCTGCCGTTGATGATCTGTCCATCGACAATCATGCCACCGCCGACTCCAGTACCCAGAGTGACCATAACCGCACTGCGGTAATCCTTTGCAGCTCCGACCCAGAGTTCTCCAAGGGCGGCCACATTGGCATCATTTGTCACCTTCACAGGACATCCCAAAAGCTTTCCAAGTTCTTCTGCCACATCGACCTGCCCCCATCCAAGGTTGACACATTCGTTTACCTTCTTAAGAGAAAGCACTGCTCCGGGCACACCCACTCCGGCTCCGATCAGCTGATCCGTCTGGATCTTGTGCGCTGCGATATTTTCTTTCAGCGCCGCTCCGATATCTTCGATGATATGGGCTCCGCCGTTTTCTTTTCTTGTAGGAATCTCCCACTTTTCCACAAGGCTCCCATCTTCCTGAAACAATCCCAGCTTTACTGTGGTGCCTCCCACGTCAATTCCATAAATATATTTCATGCCGCTTATTCCTCCAATTTCCCAGTCACTCTTTTGTATAATTCCTCTGCAGCATTGTATCCCATTTTCTTCTGGCGATGGTTAATGGCAGCTGACTCAACGATGATCGCCAGATTTCTGCCCGGACGGATTGGAAGTGCATGTGCCACTACCTTATTTCCAAGGTACTCTACATAGTTTTCATCCAGGCCCAGCCGGTCATAATCCGTGTCTTTATTCCAGTCTTCCAGCTGAATGACAAGATCAATGCTCTGGGTCATCTTGACACTCTCCACACCGAACAGATTCTTCACATCAATGATGCCGATACCCCGCAGTTCAATAAAGAACCGGGTCACAGCAGGGGATGAGCCGATCAGGGTATCTTTGCTCACACGCTTGATCTCCACCACATCATCTGATACGAGACGGTGTCCTCTCTTTAACAGTTCAAGGGCAGCTTCGCTCTTTCCGATACCACTCTCTCCTGTGATCAGAATACCTTCACCGAAAACATCCACTAAAACTCCATGGATCGAAATCCTCGGAGCCAGTTCCACACTGAGCCAGCGGATTACTTCCGCAGTAAATTCTGAGGTAGAATCCTTGCTGATAAAAACAGGGACTCCATATTTTCTTCCGAAATTAATGATCTTTTCACACGGTTCTTTCCCCCGGCAGAATACCAGGCACGGGATCTGGGCACTAAAAAGGCGGTCCAGGATCTGGTCGCAGTTATCTTCCTTCTCCAAGATATTGTTGATGTATATATATTCCACATTTCCGATGATCTGCACCCTGGATGATGAGAAATGGTCAAAAAAGCCTGCCAGCTGCAATGCCGGACGGTTTACTTCTGCCTGTGTAATATAAATGTCATTGGTGTTGATGTCCGGGATCACTGGGATCAACTCCAGCTTTTTTGCCAGTTCTGCCACCGATACCTTGTATTCTTCGCTCATAATGAATCCTCCTTGTCCGATTGTTATTCTTAGTTTATCACATTTTCTTCCTGAGACAAATGGAAAAACGAATAGATTTCTTTTGCCGCTTTCCGAGTCATGCCCGGCACCTGCATGATCTCATCTTCCGTGGCATCTTTGATGTTTTGTATCTGTTTGAAATGTTTCATCAGCTCTTTTCTTCGCTTTGGACCGACGCCTTTGATATCATCAAGCACAGAACTGACTTGTCCTTTTGCTCTCAGTGACCGGTGATACTCAATGGCAAACCGGTGGGCTTCATCCTGAATCCTAGTCACAAGCAGAAAAGCTTCACTTCGTTTTGGAAAGTAGATTTCATCATTATTATAATACAATCCACGGGTTCTATGATTGTCATCTTTCACCATACCACACACAGGGATTTCCAGATTCAGATCCTTTAAAACCCTCTCCGCAACGTTGACTTGTCCTTTTCCTCCGTCCATCAGCAGCAGGTCCGGAAACTTCGTAAAACTGCCAAATTCCAGGTCCTGATTTTTCTCTTTCAACTCCTCGATCTCCCGCTGTCCGTGTAACAGTCTTCTTGTAAGGACTTCTTCCATACTCTTGTAATCATCCGGGCCGTCCACAGACTTCAGGCGGAACTTTCTATAATCCCGCTTTCTGGCTTTACCGTCCTCAAACACGACCATGGATGCCACCGTCTGAAATCCGCTGATATTGGAAATATCAAAAGCCTCCATCCTGTGTAGTCCCTTAATCCCCAGAAGCTGCTCAATTTCCTTAACCGCCCCGATTGTGCGCTGTTCTTCCCGTTTCAGCTTTTCCTTATCCCTGTTCAGGACATTCCGTGCATTTTCTTTCGCCAGTTCCACCAGACGGTGTTTTTCACCTCGTACCGGGATCCTGATATGGACACGGCCTCCCCGTTTCTTGGACAGCCATTCTTCTACGATTTCTATGTCATCCATACCACATTCCAGGAAAATCTCCCCTGGAAGATATGGTGTCCCCGCATAAAACTGCTTTACAAATGCACTCATGAGCTCCTGATCCGAAGTTTCCTCGTCCTGGGTCATATGAAAATACTCTCTTCCCAAAAGCTTTCCGTCCCGAATGAAAAAGACAGAAACTACTGCATCTGTTTTTTCTTTTGCAAAGGCAATGATATCCCTGTTTTCAAATCCATGGCTGTTGATCTTCTGACGGTCTGCGATCTTTGCAATGCTTTTCAGCAGATTCCTGTACTCTGCGGCCGATTCAAATTCCAGTTCGGCAGCCGCCTGGTTCATCTTTTCAGTGAGCATTTCGGATACATCTTTATAATTTCCGTTTAGAAAGCTCAGTACTTTCTCAATAGATTTTTGGTAATCTTCCCTAGAAATATATCCCTGACACGGCCCTTCACACTGCTTGATCTGATAGTACAGGCAAGGACGGTCTTTTCCGATATCCTTTGGAAGTTTCCTGCTGCATGTCCTAATCTTAAAAAGCTTCCTCAGCAGCTCAATGATATCCTTTACTGCCCCCGCACTTGTATATGGCCCGAAGTATTTACACTTGTCCTGCTTCATCTTTCTGGCCAGCATGATCCGGGGATATTCTTCATTAGTGGTAACTTTGATGTACGGATAATTCTTGTCATCCTTCAGCATGGTGTTGTATTTGGGCCGGTGCTCCTTGATCAGGTTACACTCCAGCACCAGTGCTTCCAGCTCTGAATCTGTAATAATATACTCAAAATATGCAATATGAGATACCATATGCTGAATCTTTGTGGTTAAATTTCTGCTGCCCTGGAAATAC
Coding sequences within:
- the murB gene encoding UDP-N-acetylmuramate dehydrogenase — translated: MSTILEELRQKIAPERVLTGEPMKNHTTFRIGGEAELYVIPETIEEVQCTVKAAKEYETPLFILGNGSNLLVGDQGIDGIVLQIYKNMNKITCKGNEITAQAGALLSSIAKEAQRQNLTGFEFAGGIPGTFGGAITMNAGAYGGEMIQVLKEATVLTKDGEILTLSASDLELGYRTSNVIKCGYTVLSGTISLEDGDPAEIKKQMDEYTLARKTKQPLELPSAGSTFKRPEGYFAGKLIDDAGLRGYQVGGARVSDKHCGFVVNQDHATAKDVLQLIEDVQKKVKEKFGVDLEPEVKRVGKF
- the uvrC gene encoding excinuclease ABC subunit UvrC is translated as MFNIQEELKKLPAKPGVYIMHNDKDEIIYVGKAIKLCNRVRQYFQGSRNLTTKIQHMVSHIAYFEYIITDSELEALVLECNLIKEHRPKYNTMLKDDKNYPYIKVTTNEEYPRIMLARKMKQDKCKYFGPYTSAGAVKDIIELLRKLFKIRTCSRKLPKDIGKDRPCLYYQIKQCEGPCQGYISREDYQKSIEKVLSFLNGNYKDVSEMLTEKMNQAAAELEFESAAEYRNLLKSIAKIADRQKINSHGFENRDIIAFAKEKTDAVVSVFFIRDGKLLGREYFHMTQDEETSDQELMSAFVKQFYAGTPYLPGEIFLECGMDDIEIVEEWLSKKRGGRVHIRIPVRGEKHRLVELAKENARNVLNRDKEKLKREEQRTIGAVKEIEQLLGIKGLHRMEAFDISNISGFQTVASMVVFEDGKARKRDYRKFRLKSVDGPDDYKSMEEVLTRRLLHGQREIEELKEKNQDLEFGSFTKFPDLLLMDGGKGQVNVAERVLKDLNLEIPVCGMVKDDNHRTRGLYYNNDEIYFPKRSEAFLLVTRIQDEAHRFAIEYHRSLRAKGQVSSVLDDIKGVGPKRRKELMKHFKQIQNIKDATEDEIMQVPGMTRKAAKEIYSFFHLSQEENVIN
- a CDS encoding ImmA/IrrE family metallo-endopeptidase, translated to MDLNYHDILLKILDVYRDCEIQSFPIDCYSILRHYGYRIFTYQNMRDINERLYEYCRNYSEDAFRYGANRIIAYDETKSPFRIRFSIMHELGHIMLGHSKECSQNEHQANFFASNILAPRMAIHFAQCRDENDVSSCFQISREAGSYAFQNYRLWRDSVSRDVSDIDEAMYHHFYNEDIGKFIFSVTTCSICGETIYNSTDDLCIHCKMDKIRRECAPAHLTKDDRILVHIEQQFLNNI
- a CDS encoding helix-turn-helix transcriptional regulator is translated as MGIGSKLELLLKEHHMNPNELAKKINVAPTTIYSMIKRDSRKADIEVLLKISKEFGVTTEYFCDDESLISDNQNEPSYADLKTLIARNGKEMSIEEKLELIKMLSEL
- a CDS encoding serine/threonine protein kinase — encoded protein: MNKLIKKAAIIAMSGVLTFSMMPSISAKAAKKKLFVNKVYDTTTQVKGKTKKKYQVRVIIGKQTYKANASKTGNFSVKIPKQTAGESLIVKTYRKSGRRWKYYTKKKVSILAKTISVKKFSKTSKYIKGYARPKYKIKLTMNGKTYTKKAGSKTGYFAVKMKKAAGNATGTIKLYDTKGKYVKTYKIQAESDYTQNGKPYNGKVPGLSDPINVEDFNNRLNSTNTFKDNSIYYRYDITKSFSDVCSGYGRGSCGYISTYLGRSNNEESMWFTAKNGVTLYYMTFESGDLRNTPIPGPSNKAEIIKSGETVQIDPKFKDAEGHISRLAIKIVGYKNGKPVIMVSELL
- a CDS encoding ROK family glucokinase, producing the protein MKYIYGIDVGGTTVKLGLFQEDGSLVEKWEIPTRKENGGAHIIEDIGAALKENIAAHKIQTDQLIGAGVGVPGAVLSLKKVNECVNLGWGQVDVAEELGKLLGCPVKVTNDANVAALGELWVGAAKDYRSAVMVTLGTGVGGGMIVDGQIINGSHGYGGEIGHMTVNPAETRKCNCGKTGCLELYASATGIVFETKKALEASDAETPLKKMTDFSAKDIFDLAKGGDTFAAEQVDHLGEKLAMAFGNITLTVDPEVFVIGGGVSKAGTILLDAIKKHYGNYTFGAVKEGKFILASLGNDAGIYGAARLIKGE
- the rapZ gene encoding RNase adapter RapZ translates to MRFVIVTGMSGAGKSSALKMLEDVGYFCVDNLPTRLLCKFAELTLDKTANISNVALGIDIRSGASIDEFLEELNKVHEMGVKFEILFLNASNRILVKRYKETRRNHPLARNGRIEDGILKEREAVDVLKKHADYVIDTSQLLTRELKAEIDRIFVREEEYANFNVAVVSFGFKFGIPADVDLVFDVRFLPNPYYDLNLRPLTGNDKPIQDFVMKHEESRVFLDKLEDMLKFLIPNYIKEGKYNLVIGIGCTGGKHRSVTITNALAERLKQLPYPVKIEHRDITR
- a CDS encoding HPr family phosphocarrier protein, whose product is MISKSINIHVTENKEERPVAFLVQMASQFESKILIEAGNKRINGKSIMGMMSLGLDDLDNITVVADGADEETAVSTIEQYLTKGA
- the whiA gene encoding DNA-binding protein WhiA, with product MSFSSEVKEELARLTSGARHCKIAELAGILDFCGEVLFNEGTYCVKVHTENVSVAKRFFTLLKDTFGIHGELQVKRNEYLKRSRNYSVFVDKHEDCVLLLKAVKYFEPKNFGLVLQNTCCKRAYIRGAFLAAGSMSDPEKNYHFEIVTLHEEFAEQLQDVLDFFELDAKIVIRKKYYVVYIKEGAKIVDVLNIMEAHVALMNLENVRILKDMRNTVNRRVNCETANINKTVSAAVKQAEDIRFLQEHRGLSELNQGLQDIAYLRLEHPEATLKELGEMLNPPVGKSGVNHRLKKLSKIAEDMRMGGSL
- the hprK gene encoding HPr(Ser) kinase/phosphatase, producing MSEEYKVSVAELAKKLELIPVIPDINTNDIYITQAEVNRPALQLAGFFDHFSSSRVQIIGNVEYIYINNILEKEDNCDQILDRLFSAQIPCLVFCRGKEPCEKIINFGRKYGVPVFISKDSTSEFTAEVIRWLSVELAPRISIHGVLVDVFGEGILITGESGIGKSEAALELLKRGHRLVSDDVVEIKRVSKDTLIGSSPAVTRFFIELRGIGIIDVKNLFGVESVKMTQSIDLVIQLEDWNKDTDYDRLGLDENYVEYLGNKVVAHALPIRPGRNLAIIVESAAINHRQKKMGYNAAEELYKRVTGKLEE